The following are encoded in a window of Pecten maximus chromosome 17, xPecMax1.1, whole genome shotgun sequence genomic DNA:
- the LOC117315338 gene encoding uncharacterized protein LOC117315338, giving the protein MSRVLDTHNFAGKRQGSQGAEEMDLQIEVESEEMRDFLKQEEWKSGDRCMVSGCPVSKSFVRGMAYVDHWAKVHLPQTYLYQCVRCGQKWALRTRATRHSRTVHRTEDLPRRLTVPNRHYVDPGAVSPPPGLQPPNNQAPPSPRTPEPVQEAVQRPNVETRPWRLVEMGPRQPSTLWALALRCSRRILKANREKRAKERGLMVETSLVDYLHLIHEEN; this is encoded by the coding sequence AAATGGACCTACAGATTGAGGTAGAGTCAGAGGAAATGAGGGACTTCCTTAAACAGGAGGAGTGGAAAAGCGGGGACCGCTGCATGGTTTCAGGGTGCCCTGTCTCCAAGTCCTTTGTACGGGGGATGGCATATGTGGACCACTGGGCCAAGGTACATCTGCCCCAGACATATTTATACCAGTGTGTCAGGTGCGGGCAGAAGTGGGCATTGCGGACCAGGGCCACCCGACACAGCCGGACAGTACATAGGACGGAGGATCTGCCCAGGAGGTTGACTGTGCCTAATCGACACTACGTCGACCCTGGCGCAGTGTCACCACCCCCAGGTCTACAACCACCAAACAACCAGGCACCACCAAGCCCCAGGACGCCAGAACCCGTGCAGGAGGCAGTGCAGAGACCTAATGTGGAGACCAGGCCATGGAGATTGGTGGAGATGGGACCGAGGCAACCATCAACCCTATGGGCGCTGGCCCTTAGATGCTCCAGGAGAATACTGAAGGCAAACAGGGAGAAGAGAGCCAAGGAGAGGGGACTTATGGTGGAAACCAGCCTGGTGGACTATCTCCACCTCATACATGAGGAAAACTAA